A portion of the Rhodopirellula bahusiensis genome contains these proteins:
- a CDS encoding cytochrome c3 family protein has product MKRFLFPRWVNPFLGVLGLAIVGGGVYAAAMGGLVTDPQTLNVGYQPTQPVPFSHAIHAGQLKMDCRYCHNTVFDAAHAAVPPTATCVNCHSPAAENGQTALGAVHTDKASLAPIHESWKTGRSVAWKRIHNLPEFVYFNHAAHVNSGVSCVSCHGRIDQMEVVYQHEQLSMAWCITCHRNPNEHLRPVELVTKLDWKAEDHDWGEFADQAEFAKAHREEHNINPQVHCAVCHR; this is encoded by the coding sequence ATGAAACGTTTTTTGTTTCCACGTTGGGTCAATCCCTTCTTGGGCGTTCTAGGACTGGCCATTGTTGGCGGAGGCGTTTACGCCGCCGCCATGGGTGGATTGGTCACGGACCCTCAGACGCTCAACGTGGGCTACCAACCGACCCAGCCAGTTCCATTTAGTCACGCGATTCACGCGGGACAGTTGAAAATGGATTGTCGGTATTGCCACAACACTGTTTTCGACGCCGCTCACGCTGCCGTTCCTCCCACGGCGACCTGCGTGAACTGTCACTCGCCTGCTGCCGAGAACGGTCAAACCGCTTTGGGTGCCGTTCACACGGACAAAGCCAGTTTGGCACCGATCCACGAGAGCTGGAAAACCGGTCGCAGCGTGGCTTGGAAACGAATTCACAACCTGCCTGAATTCGTCTACTTCAATCACGCCGCGCACGTGAATTCCGGCGTCAGTTGCGTTTCTTGCCACGGACGCATCGACCAAATGGAAGTCGTGTACCAGCACGAGCAACTGTCGATGGCATGGTGCATCACCTGTCACCGAAACCCAAACGAACATCTTCGCCCCGTCGAGTTGGTCACCAAACTCGATTGGAAAGCGGAAGACCACGACTGGGGTGAATTCGCCGACCAAGCGGAATTCGCGAAAGCCCATCGAGAAGAACACAACATCAATCCACAAGTCCATTGTGCGGTTTGTCACCGATAG
- a CDS encoding quinol:electron acceptor oxidoreductase subunit ActD → MTESQPKPQTVADDKKVHGVVAEFTDVDSLLAACRRVRDAGYTKADAFTPFPVHGIDTALGIKPTVLPWISLAAGLTGTTIALLMQISLNGQTDLFEGIQYPYIISGKPFISLPAFIPVTFELTILLASFGTFFGMWALNGLPKFSNPMFTSPRFDRATDDTFFLFLDAKDSRFDEAGAKALLGELGGEYVEPVMEDDSSKVIPKGLLIALATVICLSSIPALAVLRMRVTKSGSPRFHIFPDMDFSPSKDAQQTTTLFADGRAMRPDVPGTVRRGEMDWDLNFKTGIDMDELASIDAPRAAQLVAMQSDVAVDDEDEVAPEEAADEEASAEEPAVEEQAAEEDTADEAEPAAAAETADNTPWLTENPLELSDEALARGQQQFNIYCSVCHGMNGRGNGLVNRRAQKILATTWTPPSNMHDPTLYSDVYPDGKLFSTITNGVRKMPGYASQIKAKDRWAIVAYVRALQASQDATLEDVPESQRSGVEKEQAEVQAKLKAAAEAEAAKAAEAANAE, encoded by the coding sequence ATGACTGAATCTCAACCCAAACCGCAGACAGTCGCGGACGACAAAAAAGTCCACGGTGTCGTCGCCGAATTCACGGATGTCGATTCGCTGCTGGCAGCTTGTCGTCGTGTTCGCGACGCGGGCTACACCAAAGCGGATGCGTTCACGCCGTTCCCGGTGCACGGGATCGACACGGCGCTGGGGATCAAACCCACCGTGTTGCCTTGGATTTCGTTGGCCGCGGGTTTGACCGGCACCACGATCGCGCTGTTGATGCAGATCAGCTTGAACGGTCAAACGGACTTGTTCGAAGGGATTCAGTACCCCTACATCATCTCAGGCAAGCCCTTTATCTCGTTGCCGGCTTTCATTCCGGTGACGTTTGAGTTGACGATTCTGCTTGCTTCGTTTGGAACGTTCTTTGGCATGTGGGCCCTCAACGGCCTGCCGAAGTTCAGCAACCCAATGTTCACGAGTCCGCGATTTGATCGTGCGACCGACGACACATTCTTTTTGTTCTTGGATGCCAAGGACTCACGATTCGACGAAGCGGGTGCGAAAGCCTTGCTCGGCGAACTTGGCGGTGAGTACGTTGAGCCCGTGATGGAGGATGATTCATCCAAAGTCATTCCGAAGGGATTGCTGATCGCTCTGGCGACTGTGATTTGCTTGTCGTCCATTCCAGCCTTGGCTGTGTTGCGGATGCGAGTGACCAAGAGTGGTTCGCCTCGTTTCCACATCTTCCCCGACATGGACTTCTCGCCTTCGAAAGACGCTCAACAAACAACAACTTTGTTCGCCGATGGCCGAGCGATGCGTCCCGATGTTCCCGGAACCGTTCGCCGTGGCGAAATGGATTGGGATCTGAACTTCAAGACCGGCATCGACATGGACGAGTTGGCCAGCATCGACGCTCCTCGTGCGGCCCAATTGGTTGCAATGCAGTCCGACGTCGCCGTGGATGACGAAGACGAAGTGGCTCCGGAAGAAGCCGCTGATGAGGAAGCGTCCGCCGAAGAACCTGCTGTGGAAGAACAAGCAGCCGAGGAAGATACCGCCGATGAGGCTGAGCCAGCCGCCGCTGCGGAAACCGCTGACAACACACCTTGGTTGACCGAAAACCCGCTCGAGCTTAGTGACGAAGCATTGGCCCGCGGCCAGCAACAATTCAACATTTACTGCTCTGTTTGCCACGGCATGAACGGACGCGGAAACGGCTTGGTCAATCGCCGAGCCCAGAAGATTTTGGCAACCACTTGGACGCCACCATCGAACATGCACGATCCAACGCTGTACTCGGACGTTTACCCCGACGGCAAGCTGTTCAGCACGATCACCAACGGCGTTCGCAAAATGCCCGGTTACGCTTCGCAGATCAAAGCCAAGGATCGCTGGGCGATTGTGGCTTACGTGCGAGCTTTGCAGGCCAGCCAAGACGCGACGTTGGAAGACGTTCCTGAATCGCAGCGTTCAGGAGTTGAAAAAGAACAGGCCGAAGTTCAAGCCAAACTGAAAGCCGCCGCCGAAGCCGAAGCGGCCAAGGCAGCCGAAGCCGCAAACGCCGAGTAA
- the pyrF gene encoding orotidine-5'-phosphate decarboxylase, giving the protein MTFATQLNAAILRTGSVTCVGLDPRLEQLPKPLRESVSGDRKDSVAAAYTQFCCEIIDAVAGLVPCVKPQAAFFEQLGPAGMVSLGEVISHANRAGLIVITDGKRNDIGSTATAYADAYLGSAEPDRSPWGSDALTVSPYLGRDSLEPFVEVCDRRAAGIFVLVKTSNPGGGYLQDLSVDGKTVYQSVAELVTELNQTRLDADGYGPVGAVVGATYPEQLVEMRKAMPNSILLVPGFGAQGGSADDVRAAMDANGAGAVVNSSRHIIFAHKREEFSVKADESNWQDAVRAATVQMNEQLKG; this is encoded by the coding sequence ATGACATTTGCCACGCAGCTCAATGCGGCAATCTTGCGGACCGGGTCGGTGACTTGTGTGGGTTTGGACCCGCGGCTGGAGCAGTTGCCAAAGCCGCTTCGAGAAAGCGTCTCGGGCGATCGAAAAGATTCGGTTGCGGCTGCCTACACTCAGTTTTGTTGCGAAATCATTGACGCAGTTGCGGGTTTGGTGCCATGCGTGAAGCCGCAGGCAGCGTTTTTCGAGCAGCTCGGTCCGGCGGGAATGGTTTCGCTCGGCGAAGTCATCTCGCATGCGAATCGAGCGGGATTGATTGTCATCACCGATGGCAAACGCAATGACATCGGCAGCACCGCGACGGCCTATGCGGACGCCTACCTGGGTAGTGCCGAGCCTGATCGATCGCCATGGGGCAGCGACGCGTTGACCGTCAGTCCGTATTTGGGACGAGACAGCTTGGAGCCGTTCGTGGAGGTTTGCGACCGGCGAGCGGCGGGCATTTTTGTTCTCGTGAAGACATCCAACCCCGGCGGCGGTTACCTGCAGGACCTCAGTGTCGACGGAAAGACGGTTTATCAGTCGGTCGCGGAATTGGTCACCGAACTGAACCAAACGCGACTCGATGCAGATGGCTATGGTCCCGTGGGAGCGGTGGTCGGAGCGACCTACCCCGAACAACTGGTCGAGATGAGAAAGGCGATGCCGAACAGCATTCTGCTGGTGCCCGGTTTCGGGGCTCAGGGAGGATCGGCCGACGATGTGCGTGCCGCGATGGATGCCAACGGGGCTGGAGCCGTCGTGAATAGTTCGCGTCACATCATCTTTGCTCACAAGCGAGAGGAGTTCTCAGTGAAGGCGGACGAAAGTAACTGGCAGGATGCGGTCCGGGCGGCGACGGTGCAGATGAACGAGCAACTGAAAGGCTAA
- a CDS encoding TAT-variant-translocated molybdopterin oxidoreductase, with translation MTTSTQDAGFDSSEASSSSAAGKPQYWRSLSEFRQDDSFVNDFLHREFPVAASEFPEGVSRRRWMQIMGASLAMAGAAGCRYPEELIAPFVLRPADRVPGETYQAATNFELAGEVQHLLVTCVDGRPIKAEPNTTHPAGGGAGTYAQACVLGLYDPDRARGEAGVPIQYDSTEDRRIETDWAAFENYGQALLRSVGDGESVAVMMSPTTSPTTLRMIGELQKKLPAASVCVYDSIDGGLMNEATQRVFGKPATQKFDFTEAEVIVSFQSDFLGSDTGSQANSRTFAKNRDPMREESKGEMSRLYVAEGGYTTTGAAADVRIAIRPSQMKAVLAELGRRVEKAKAGETLGEQYDLENLPEKGAAYSEIDAAARLDRFLNAAAVDLAAAGDKGVVVIGETLGADAIVAGIDMNANLGSLSSIQSFRPIAGADLKNQLTLKETLDRINKGDVSTLLLVDTNVVHTAPGDMDFTKALDRVEHSIYLGIYDDETAEKCGWSLPMSHPLESWGDCVGVDGHYGVCQPQIMPLLGGRSAAEVLALMLGQEVTEGEKLVRRTADSVSGSAISDRQWRKLLHDGFSEEVVVSAEEVSAGETSVDLPGELPEITLDIDQDDIEVVFTASEALYDGRFANNGWLQEMPQALTKLVWDNAAVMSPRTAETLGIKHGLMVAIRRGDSTVELPVYEMPGCAPGVITTQIGYGRTRVGAVGGSTELEVDPVGVNVSPIRFSDSMLYAHPVEARPRYTEYELVTTQDHWAIDELGRDEAETRSHSLIREGTLELLKKLPEFTEAKGPHVPSVGEEGSLWKEPMNRIEETKEKIPQWGMSIDLTKCLGCNGCVIACQSENNVPIVGKEQVGNSREMHWLRIDRYFQGDPDVADIVQEPVACMHCETAPCEQVCPVAATVHTDEGLNAMTYNRCIGTRYCGNNCPFKVRRFNYFNYNKDVGVGYGIDAYPGSIESANRKLEQLVLNPDVTVRGRGVMEKCTYCVQRIEHAKIDARKDGGRPVRDGEIVTACQAACPTNAIEFGNVADPESAVSKAKADIRDYGMLTQLNVKPRTSYKARIRNTPFALMTRKQIDDLSLEAPHHGHEEHGEHGHDDHGHDEGDHGHDDHGHGEEQHTRNVKRPFQLPIV, from the coding sequence ATGACCACTTCGACCCAAGACGCCGGTTTCGATTCCTCCGAAGCCTCCTCCTCGTCCGCTGCAGGGAAACCGCAGTACTGGCGAAGCTTGTCGGAATTTCGTCAAGACGATTCGTTCGTCAATGATTTCCTGCATCGCGAATTTCCGGTCGCTGCATCGGAATTCCCCGAGGGTGTTTCGCGTCGCCGATGGATGCAAATCATGGGTGCGTCGCTGGCCATGGCCGGTGCCGCCGGGTGTCGCTACCCCGAAGAACTGATCGCTCCGTTTGTGCTGCGTCCCGCGGATCGTGTCCCTGGCGAGACGTACCAAGCGGCCACGAACTTCGAACTCGCTGGTGAAGTCCAGCATTTGTTGGTGACTTGCGTTGACGGTCGTCCGATCAAAGCAGAACCCAACACAACTCACCCGGCGGGCGGTGGAGCGGGAACATACGCTCAAGCTTGTGTGCTTGGTTTGTACGACCCAGATCGCGCTCGCGGCGAAGCTGGTGTTCCGATCCAGTACGACAGTACCGAGGATCGTCGCATCGAAACCGACTGGGCTGCGTTCGAGAATTACGGCCAAGCGTTGCTGCGATCGGTTGGTGATGGCGAATCCGTTGCTGTGATGATGTCGCCAACGACTTCGCCGACCACGTTGCGGATGATTGGCGAACTGCAAAAGAAGCTGCCTGCCGCATCGGTCTGCGTTTACGACTCAATCGATGGTGGCTTGATGAACGAAGCCACCCAGCGTGTCTTTGGCAAACCAGCCACTCAGAAGTTTGACTTCACCGAAGCGGAAGTCATCGTTTCCTTCCAGTCGGATTTCTTGGGCAGCGATACCGGAAGCCAAGCCAACTCTCGCACGTTCGCGAAAAACCGCGATCCGATGCGAGAAGAATCCAAGGGCGAGATGAGTCGTCTGTACGTCGCCGAAGGCGGTTACACGACCACCGGTGCAGCGGCCGATGTTCGCATCGCGATTCGCCCCAGCCAAATGAAGGCTGTCTTGGCGGAGCTCGGACGCCGAGTCGAAAAAGCCAAAGCCGGCGAAACGCTCGGTGAACAATACGATCTAGAAAACTTGCCCGAAAAAGGTGCCGCGTACAGCGAGATCGATGCCGCCGCTCGGTTGGATCGATTCCTGAATGCCGCCGCTGTTGACTTGGCCGCCGCGGGCGACAAGGGCGTTGTGGTCATCGGCGAAACACTCGGTGCGGACGCGATTGTCGCTGGCATCGACATGAACGCGAATCTTGGTTCGCTCAGCTCGATCCAATCCTTCCGCCCCATCGCCGGTGCGGACCTGAAGAATCAGCTGACGCTCAAGGAAACACTTGATCGAATCAACAAAGGCGACGTGAGCACGTTGTTGTTGGTCGACACTAACGTGGTCCACACCGCTCCTGGCGACATGGATTTCACAAAGGCTCTCGATCGAGTCGAACACTCGATTTACTTGGGCATCTACGACGACGAAACCGCTGAAAAGTGCGGATGGTCGTTGCCAATGAGCCACCCGCTTGAGTCCTGGGGTGACTGCGTCGGAGTCGATGGTCACTACGGCGTTTGCCAGCCACAAATCATGCCGCTGCTCGGTGGTCGCTCCGCCGCAGAAGTCTTGGCGTTGATGTTGGGCCAAGAAGTCACCGAGGGTGAGAAGCTCGTTCGACGCACCGCGGATTCAGTTTCCGGTTCAGCGATCAGCGATCGCCAATGGCGGAAACTCTTGCACGATGGTTTCTCGGAAGAAGTCGTTGTCTCGGCGGAAGAAGTGTCGGCGGGCGAGACCTCGGTCGATCTGCCAGGCGAACTTCCTGAGATCACTTTGGATATCGACCAAGACGACATTGAAGTTGTCTTCACCGCTTCGGAAGCTCTCTACGACGGTCGCTTTGCCAACAACGGTTGGTTGCAGGAAATGCCGCAAGCCCTGACCAAATTGGTCTGGGACAACGCTGCGGTCATGAGCCCACGCACCGCGGAAACGCTGGGAATTAAACACGGTTTGATGGTCGCGATTCGTCGCGGCGACTCGACCGTGGAGTTGCCCGTTTATGAAATGCCCGGCTGTGCTCCCGGCGTCATCACAACACAAATCGGCTACGGTCGAACCCGCGTCGGTGCGGTAGGCGGTTCCACCGAACTGGAAGTGGATCCGGTTGGCGTCAACGTTTCGCCCATCCGATTCAGCGACTCGATGTTATACGCTCATCCGGTCGAGGCTCGCCCGCGATACACCGAGTATGAATTGGTCACGACCCAGGATCACTGGGCGATCGATGAGCTTGGACGCGATGAGGCGGAGACTCGCAGTCATAGTCTGATTCGTGAAGGCACGCTTGAGTTGCTCAAGAAGCTGCCTGAGTTCACCGAAGCCAAGGGGCCTCACGTCCCATCGGTCGGTGAAGAAGGTTCGCTCTGGAAAGAGCCAATGAACCGAATTGAGGAGACCAAAGAGAAGATCCCGCAGTGGGGCATGTCGATTGACTTGACCAAGTGCCTTGGCTGCAACGGCTGCGTGATCGCTTGTCAAAGCGAAAACAACGTGCCCATCGTCGGCAAGGAACAAGTGGGTAACAGCCGCGAAATGCACTGGTTGCGGATCGACCGGTACTTCCAAGGTGATCCAGACGTTGCCGATATCGTTCAAGAACCCGTCGCTTGCATGCACTGCGAAACGGCTCCGTGTGAGCAGGTTTGTCCGGTCGCGGCAACGGTTCACACCGACGAAGGGCTCAACGCGATGACCTACAACCGCTGCATCGGCACGCGGTACTGCGGTAACAACTGTCCTTTCAAAGTTCGCCGGTTCAACTACTTCAACTACAACAAAGATGTTGGTGTTGGTTACGGCATCGATGCTTACCCTGGCTCGATCGAATCCGCCAATCGCAAGCTCGAGCAGTTGGTGCTCAACCCGGACGTCACCGTTCGCGGTCGTGGTGTCATGGAAAAGTGTACCTACTGCGTTCAGCGCATTGAGCACGCCAAAATCGACGCTCGCAAAGATGGCGGCCGACCCGTTCGCGATGGCGAGATCGTCACCGCCTGCCAAGCCGCTTGTCCGACCAACGCGATTGAATTCGGTAACGTGGCGGATCCTGAATCGGCTGTTTCCAAGGCCAAAGCCGACATTCGCGACTATGGAATGTTGACTCAGCTCAATGTCAAGCCACGAACGTCCTACAAGGCTCGCATCCGCAACACTCCGTTCGCTTTGATGACTCGTAAACAGATCGACGATCTGTCGCTCGAGGCACCTCATCATGGCCACGAGGAACACGGCGAGCACGGGCACGATGATCATGGTCACGACGAAGGCGACCACGGTCACGACGATCACGGTCATGGCGAAGAACAGCACACCCGGAACGTGAAGCGTCCGTTCCAGCTGCCGATCGTTTAG
- the nrfD gene encoding NrfD/PsrC family molybdoenzyme membrane anchor subunit: MSLAIPNGLDNSNDRPGQRAPLVLGDTNYHSITEAVCKIAEQPPSRAWVIGFLVSVHLATMLGLCIAYLIYTGVGVWGNRAPIFWGWPIVNFVFWVGIGHAGTLISAILYLFRQEWRTSINRTAEAMTIFAVVCAGTFPGIHVGRAWLAFWLAPYPSLNLWMWPQFRSPLLWDVFAVSTYATVSLLFWYMGMVPDLATFRDRSKNPYRRAVYGVLALGWSGSSRHWMRYEKAYALLAAFAAPLVLSVHTIVSFDFAVSQVPGWHTTIFPPYFVAGAIFSGFAMVITLMVPARKIFNIEKLITIRHLENMCKIILTTGLIVGLAYGTEFFIAWFGQVPEEKFAFVNRAFGPYWWAYWTMITCNVISPNIFWSKKARTTPWIMFVVSIFVNIGMWFERFVITITSLSRDYLPSAWAYFSPTWVDWCMLIGSFGLFFTLFLLFCRLMPIINMAETKATLAKELHMAHADHSHEDDH, from the coding sequence ATGTCTCTCGCAATCCCAAACGGACTGGATAATTCGAACGATCGGCCCGGTCAGCGTGCACCGCTGGTCCTCGGCGATACGAATTATCACTCGATCACCGAAGCGGTCTGCAAGATCGCCGAGCAGCCGCCGTCTCGTGCGTGGGTGATCGGGTTTTTGGTCTCCGTTCACCTGGCGACCATGTTGGGTTTGTGCATCGCTTACCTGATCTACACCGGGGTTGGTGTATGGGGTAACCGGGCGCCGATTTTCTGGGGTTGGCCGATTGTCAACTTCGTTTTCTGGGTCGGGATTGGTCACGCCGGAACATTGATCAGTGCGATTTTGTATCTGTTCCGTCAGGAATGGCGGACGAGTATCAACCGGACGGCCGAGGCGATGACGATCTTCGCCGTGGTTTGTGCGGGAACGTTCCCTGGCATTCACGTTGGTCGTGCCTGGCTCGCATTTTGGTTGGCTCCTTACCCCAGTTTGAACCTTTGGATGTGGCCACAATTCCGCAGTCCTCTGCTGTGGGACGTTTTCGCGGTTTCGACTTACGCGACCGTTTCGTTGCTGTTCTGGTACATGGGCATGGTTCCCGATTTGGCGACCTTCCGTGACCGCAGCAAGAACCCCTATCGGCGTGCCGTTTACGGTGTCCTCGCTCTCGGTTGGAGTGGTTCGTCGCGTCACTGGATGCGATACGAAAAGGCTTACGCATTGTTGGCTGCATTCGCAGCGCCGCTGGTTTTGTCAGTGCACACGATCGTGTCCTTTGACTTCGCGGTTTCGCAGGTTCCGGGTTGGCACACGACGATCTTCCCGCCTTACTTTGTTGCCGGGGCGATTTTCTCCGGTTTCGCGATGGTGATCACGCTGATGGTCCCGGCGCGAAAAATCTTCAACATTGAAAAACTGATCACGATCCGGCACTTGGAAAACATGTGCAAGATCATCCTGACGACCGGATTGATCGTCGGCTTGGCGTACGGGACCGAGTTCTTCATCGCTTGGTTTGGCCAAGTTCCCGAAGAGAAATTTGCGTTCGTCAACCGAGCCTTTGGGCCTTACTGGTGGGCGTACTGGACGATGATCACCTGCAACGTGATCTCGCCGAATATCTTCTGGTCAAAGAAGGCTCGAACGACACCTTGGATCATGTTCGTCGTTTCGATCTTCGTGAACATCGGAATGTGGTTTGAACGTTTCGTGATCACGATCACCAGTCTTTCGCGTGACTACCTGCCAAGTGCTTGGGCTTACTTCAGCCCGACATGGGTCGATTGGTGCATGTTGATTGGCTCGTTTGGATTGTTCTTCACCCTGTTCCTGTTGTTCTGCCGGTTGATGCCGATCATCAACATGGCGGAAACGAAGGCGACACTCGCCAAAGAATTGCACATGGCTCACGCCGACCATTCGCACGAGGACGACCACTGA
- a CDS encoding response regulator — MAERILFVDDDPVLLNILAEVARKKLPPHYRVYTAEGGEAAVESANSQGPFSVVIVDMQMPDLNGIETISLLRKKLPNAVFVMLTGNKELDTAMQAVNDGKVFKFLTKPCEPRCIISTIEEAQSEHNSMVSAKDLLSGTFAGTLDLMTDLIEMPDGRHIDTTRMLESTSDLAKNLSIDLGWEERIAARICLVGLAILSPQESEEFNCLDPTSDKHKALFAKICKTSAGLLQKIPRLGWIVDLLCVVPRADKYRETGRRIEASALLLKVVFYWNFLTTKGLCIEAASSTIQKIMPGLSSNMIRAMEGLHDNQDTIRIKQVPVSDLLPGMIPYETISVDQDCKVITGGRHLTSQVIENLQRNLAFNDDSVAVVESSISAASYQAEAGILV, encoded by the coding sequence ATGGCTGAAAGAATACTGTTCGTCGACGACGACCCGGTCCTACTAAACATTCTTGCCGAAGTTGCTCGCAAGAAACTACCTCCTCACTATCGCGTGTACACAGCCGAAGGTGGCGAAGCAGCGGTCGAATCGGCCAACTCACAGGGACCATTTTCAGTCGTCATTGTCGACATGCAAATGCCCGACTTAAACGGCATCGAAACGATCAGCCTTCTCCGCAAGAAGTTGCCCAATGCGGTCTTTGTAATGCTGACTGGTAACAAGGAACTGGACACCGCCATGCAAGCGGTCAACGACGGCAAGGTCTTCAAGTTCTTGACGAAACCTTGTGAGCCCCGCTGCATCATCTCGACAATCGAAGAAGCCCAGTCGGAACACAACTCAATGGTGTCCGCAAAAGATCTGCTGAGCGGGACTTTCGCAGGCACGCTTGACCTGATGACCGATCTCATCGAAATGCCCGACGGTCGGCACATTGACACAACCCGCATGCTGGAATCGACCAGTGATCTGGCAAAGAACCTTTCGATCGATCTTGGCTGGGAAGAACGGATCGCCGCTCGGATCTGCCTGGTCGGCCTCGCGATCCTTTCACCCCAAGAGTCCGAAGAATTCAACTGCCTGGACCCGACCTCAGATAAACACAAAGCACTGTTTGCAAAGATCTGCAAAACATCCGCTGGACTCCTGCAGAAGATCCCGCGACTTGGCTGGATCGTGGACCTGCTTTGTGTTGTTCCTCGGGCAGACAAGTATCGCGAAACCGGTCGGCGAATCGAAGCCTCAGCGCTGCTTTTGAAAGTCGTGTTCTACTGGAACTTCCTCACGACAAAGGGACTCTGCATCGAAGCAGCCTCCTCAACAATCCAAAAGATCATGCCGGGCCTGTCAAGCAATATGATCCGTGCGATGGAAGGTCTTCACGATAACCAAGACACCATTCGCATTAAGCAAGTTCCGGTCAGCGACTTGCTGCCTGGAATGATTCCTTACGAGACAATCTCGGTCGACCAAGACTGCAAAGTCATCACGGGCGGTCGTCACCTGACGTCTCAAGTGATCGAGAACCTACAACGAAATCTAGCTTTCAACGACGACAGCGTCGCTGTTGTCGAGAGTTCCATTTCAGCAGCGTCCTATCAAGCCGAAGCTGGAATACTGGTCTGA
- the leuD gene encoding 3-isopropylmalate dehydratase small subunit, translated as MQNFTVHQGVVATLDRANVDTDQIIPKQFLKRIERTGFGQFLFFDWRFLEDGETDNPDFELNRINVKGASILLTRQNFGSGSSREHAVWALDDYGFRAVIAPSFADIFFNNCFKNGVLPIALSEEDVEELFQRAAKGNPYQLTVDLENQVVTDNEGFERSFEVDASRRHNMLHGLDDIAQTLMHEEKITAFEVARG; from the coding sequence ATGCAAAACTTCACCGTACACCAAGGCGTTGTCGCAACGCTGGATCGTGCCAACGTCGACACCGACCAAATCATTCCCAAGCAATTCCTGAAACGCATCGAGCGAACTGGTTTCGGTCAGTTCCTGTTTTTTGATTGGCGTTTCTTGGAAGACGGCGAGACTGACAACCCAGACTTTGAGCTCAATCGCATCAATGTCAAAGGTGCGTCGATTTTGCTCACGCGTCAGAACTTCGGTAGCGGCAGCAGTCGTGAACACGCCGTTTGGGCTCTGGACGACTACGGCTTCCGCGCCGTGATTGCTCCTTCCTTCGCCGACATCTTCTTCAATAACTGCTTCAAGAACGGCGTTTTGCCGATCGCATTGTCTGAAGAAGACGTGGAAGAGTTGTTCCAGCGAGCCGCGAAGGGGAACCCTTATCAGTTGACCGTCGATTTGGAAAACCAGGTCGTCACGGACAACGAAGGCTTCGAGCGTTCGTTTGAGGTGGATGCGAGTCGTCGGCACAACATGCTGCACGGTCTGGATGACATCGCTCAAACGCTGATGCACGAAGAGAAAATCACGGCTTTCGAAGTCGCCCGCGGTTAA